A stretch of DNA from Bradyrhizobium algeriense:
GTAGGGCCGCCGTCATGCGCATAGGATTGCTCCAGGGAAACCGGCTGTCCCGAAGCCAATCTGGGTTGTGACACCGTGGTCAAAGGCGTCGCGATGGGGGTAGTGGTGCAGCCCGACACAACGAGTATTGCCGCCCCGCAGGCGGCTAACCTCGTCGCACGGCTACGAGAAGGCAACAAAGGTAGAACCCCCAACGGCTTCGCGCCGTGGACGATTTTTGGCGCGTAAATATTTGGTAAAACATCATAGTTAATCGACAGTAAATCGGCCGGGCCTGTGGGGCGCGCGGGAGCCATGCATCCCTCGGGAAGAGTATGCAATGAAGATAATCGGGAGGTGATAGGTCCGTTTCGGACCAATAAATATAGACCTGAAAAATCCAGCCGATGGGCCGCGTTATCGGTCTCACTGCAACGAGTGCTGCGGCTGGCTGAATCGGGACGAAGCTGCTACATTTAATTTCGGCCCCGCCTTCTCGGGCCTGAATATCAGGATGACGGTATGATGAACCTTGTCGCAGCTCCCGTGAGCGAGACCTTCTCGGTCGTTGGGACGTGCATCAACTGCACCACTCCGGCCAGTCTGCTGGCAACGATGGCCGTCATCGCCGTCGGCGTTGCTCTGGCATTTCGCTCAGAACGCCGCAATGGCGTGTCCCGCAACGCCTGAGCGAGGCAGCCAATCCATCAAACGAGGTCGCCATCAAACGAGGTCGCCATCAAACGAGGTCGTCGGGCTCGTATTCGACGAACTTCTTGTAGATCCAGCGCCTGCCGTCGTGCCGGCGCCATACCTTGCCCCACAACAGCCGCCCCGTAATGGAGCGCCTCGGCACCATGACCGTCCAGAGATGCCAGGTGTCCGCCCACGTCCGCTCGGGATTGAACGACGGGACTTGAAACAGGTTGTATCGGCTCATCGGACTGAACTCCGGCATTGAAGGCAAATCACGCCGAAATAAATGATGGCGCGTTCACACCTCAATGCTGTCTGGGACGAAGGGAAGCCATCTTGGCCGTAACGCATTCGAGTTTGCGCCGGAGTTCGCACACTTCCCGATATCTTTGCGCGAGGTCTCCGGGCCGAGCCCGCAATTTACGCTTGGTGACAACTTTCCGATGCGGGCGATTTCGCTTCATGCTTCATCATAGCTTCGCCGATGAAGGGCTCAATCAAAGCCGTTGATTAAGCTAACCCGTCAACCTTACTTGGCCGCATTCAATCTCAACGTGCGGCATGCAATGAACCCTGCTGGATTTCGCGCATCGTTCCCGGCAACGGAACCCGTAAATTGACGGGCGAAATCAAATAAACCATTCTGTCACGAAATGACGGCACGGCCTCGCGCGGCAGCGCCATTTCATGTAGTGATTAGCGGTAAACCTATTAATCTCAACGTATTGAGTGGCAAATTAAATGCGCGCAGTATTGCTGGCGGGTGGCCTGGGAACTCGGTTCGCCGAGGAAACCGATGTTCGTCCCAAGCCGATGATCGAGATCGGCGGCAAGCCCATCCTTTGGCACATCATGAAGATCTACTCTAGCCACGGCATCAACGACTTCATCATCTGCCTTGGCTACAAGGGCTACGTGATCAAGGAGTATTTTTCCAACTACTTCCTGCATCAATCGAACGTCACCTTCGACCTTCGCGAAAACAGGATGGAGGTTCTGCAGAAGCACGCCGAGCCGTGGCGGGTGACGCTGATCGACACCGGCGAAGAAACCATGATCGGCGGGCGCATCAAGCGCATCCTCCCCTATATCGGCGATGACGACGCCTTCTGCCTGACCTATGGCGACGGCGTGGCCGATATCGACATCACCGAAAGTATCGCCTTCCATCGCCGCGAGGGCCGTCTGGCGACCGTGACCGGCACACAGCCGCCCGGCCGCTTCGGCGCCATCAACCATCAGGGCCCCCGCGTCACCGGCTTTCAGGAAAAGCCGCGCGGCGACGGCAACTGGATCAATGGCGGCTTCTTCGTGCTTTCCCCCAAGGTCGGCGACTACATCGAAGGCGACGCCACCGTGTGGGAAAAAGAACCGATGACGAATCTGGCAACCGATGGCCAGCTCAGCGTGTTCCTCCACGACGGCTTCTGGCACCCGATGGATACGTTACGGGACAAGCGATATTTGGAAGATCTTTGGTCAAGCAATAAGGCTCCCTGGAAAAAATGGTAAAGAAGAAAGATTCCATGCGTATTCTTATTACCGGTTCGATGGGCTATGTCGGTCCCATTCTTACGCGTCACCTCCGGCAGAAATTTCCAGACGCCGAATTGATCGGCTTCGATACCGCATTTTTTGCCCACAATCTTACCGGAGCGACCAGGCTGCCTGAGTCGCTGCTGGATCGCATGCATTTCGGCGATATCAGAAACTTTCCGCCGGAGCTGCTCGATGGCGTCGACGTCGTCGTCCATCTGGCGGCGATCTCCAACGACCCGATGGGGAAGGAATTCGAGGGCGTCACCGAAGCGATCAACGAAAAGGCCAGCGTTGCGCTCGCACAGATGGCAGAGCAGCGTGGCGTCGGCCGCTTCGTATTCGCTTCGAGTTGCAGCATTTACGGCGCCGCCGAAGGTCACCCCAAGCGCGAGAGCGACCAGCTCAATCCCCTCACCGCCTATGCACGCTCCAAGGTCGCGATGGAAAACGCGCTTCGCGCGAGCAACGCAGGTGAAATGACGGTCACGTGCCTGAGGTTTGCGACCGCTTGCGGCATGTCGGATCGCCTGCGGCTCGATCTGGTCTTGAACGACTTTGTCGCGAGTGCGCTGGCCACAGGCGAGATTACCGTGCTCAGCGACGGGACGCCGTGGCGGCCGCTGATCGACGTATCAGATATGGCACAGGCCATTGAATGGGCCATCG
This window harbors:
- the rfbF gene encoding glucose-1-phosphate cytidylyltransferase, with protein sequence MRAVLLAGGLGTRFAEETDVRPKPMIEIGGKPILWHIMKIYSSHGINDFIICLGYKGYVIKEYFSNYFLHQSNVTFDLRENRMEVLQKHAEPWRVTLIDTGEETMIGGRIKRILPYIGDDDAFCLTYGDGVADIDITESIAFHRREGRLATVTGTQPPGRFGAINHQGPRVTGFQEKPRGDGNWINGGFFVLSPKVGDYIEGDATVWEKEPMTNLATDGQLSVFLHDGFWHPMDTLRDKRYLEDLWSSNKAPWKKW
- a CDS encoding SDR family oxidoreductase; protein product: MRILITGSMGYVGPILTRHLRQKFPDAELIGFDTAFFAHNLTGATRLPESLLDRMHFGDIRNFPPELLDGVDVVVHLAAISNDPMGKEFEGVTEAINEKASVALAQMAEQRGVGRFVFASSCSIYGAAEGHPKRESDQLNPLTAYARSKVAMENALRASNAGEMTVTCLRFATACGMSDRLRLDLVLNDFVASALATGEITVLSDGTPWRPLIDVSDMAQAIEWAIGRDTDRGGRVLVVNAGSNAGNYQVRDLAQVVAAELPGTQVSINTAAPPDLRSYQVDFSLFAELAPAHLPAVPLAQSVRNLSAGLNGMRFSDKEFRTSSLMRLKTLKDHIAVGRLSADLRWQ